ctcgtaGGGCGATGCCGAATTCAACCGGATAATGAGCGTCGTGGATCCCAACAACAGCGGGATCGTCACCTTCCAGGCCTTCATCGACTTCATGTCCCGGGAGACGACCGACACGGACACGGCCGACCAGGTCATCGCCTCCTTCAAGGTCCTCGCTGGGGACAAGGTGAGCTGCGGGGGCGGGAGCCCGGACGGCCTCGGAGGAGCGAAAAGCCGCGGCGGAGCGGAGAGCGGACGCGGCGCTCGGCCCTGAGCCTCCGCTCGCTCTCCGCCGCAGAACTACATCACGGCCGAGGAGCTGAGACGGGAGCTGCCCCCGGACCAGGCCGAGTACTGCATCGCCCGCATGGCTCCCTACCAGGGCCCCGACGCCGTGCCCGGCGCCCTCGACTACAAGTCTTTCTCCACGGCGCTGTACGGCGAGAGCGACCtgtgaggcggcggcggcggcggcaccgagCGCTGGCGCTTCGTGGCggagccggggcagccccccGTTCCCGCTGGCGCGCGCGTCCCCTCCCCACCCCGAACCCGCCGGCGACGGAGAGCCCGGGGCCCTTCGCCTGCCTTCCCGGCCGATTTGCCGTTATTATATCTCGACCGCGTTACCTATGCAAAAcgattttatttttgaatttcttttttttttggggggggaggggggggtccGGTTCCCCACCCTGCTCGGTTAGAGGGGCTCGAAAACGGGGTTTTCTCACCGTCACTCGCTTTGGGGTTTCTTGGCACGGGGttggggcggggaggggaaggcCCGAAGCGCCCGGCGGCTCTGCTTCagatggttattttttttaatatatcccCTTCTATTTTTTCAAACGACcttaaggaagagagaaaaaaaaaggaaaaaaaaaaaaaaaagaaatctgctgtCGACCGGTCTGTTTAAAGCGGAGccttgtccccccccccccccttctctctgctccctcctgcccacTGGCTCTGCCCCTCCTTTAATTTATGCCTCTGCGCAGCCCAAACCCGAACCGGTCTCGAcgggggaaggaaaaaaataacccccaCCCCAAAACGGGAATAGCGCCGGAGCCCCCTCGCGGGGAGGCGGACGGGGCCCCAACGCGCCCTTTCCCGGCCGGAGCGAGGCaccgagccggcggcggcggcctccagccctggagcaggttttTTCTGAGgaccaaaaattaaaaaacaaaaaaaagaaaaaagcaaaaaaagttaaaaaattaaaaaaaaaatgacaccccttcccaccaccaccaccaccaccacacacaatTCCgctcttttaaatgaaatcaagAAGGTTCCTATTTACTTTATTAACTTACggatttattatataaatatatattcaccTAGCAGCTTCTGTCACGGGGTTTCTTTGGCGCGCGGTTGAGGCGACGGCACGTGGAGCGGTGTGAGGCTGGGGCCGCCCTCGGGGACGCCGCGGCCACCGGCGCTGTCCCGGGCAATAAAACGTGTCCTGTTTTTAAGGGCGACGGGGCCGCGTCTTTGTCTCCGGGGGTTCGGcggaggagggggaagagggccGGGAccacggggatggggatgggatgggaacgggatggggatggggatggggctGTGGGGACAGGATGGGCTGATGGGGACAGGATGATGAGATGGGGACAAGGATGGGGATGGGAATGAGACCATGGGGATGGGATGGTGGGGACGGGATAGGGACAAGGACGGGGATGGGACCGTGGGGGTGAGAGGGGGACAAGGATGGGGACAGGACTGCGGGGACAGGGATGGGAATGGGATGATGGGGATGGGACCACGGGGAtgagatggggatggggatgggactGCGGGGAATGGGAtgatggggatgggatggggacaaGGATGGGGACAGGACTGCGGGGACAGGGATGGGAATGGGATGATGGGGATGGGACCATGTGGACAGGATGGAGATGGGCTGATGGGGACAAGGATGGAATGGGACCATGGGGAtgagatggggatggggatgggactgcagggatggggatgggaatgggatgatggggatgggatggggacaaGGATGGGGATAGGACTGCGGGGacagggatgggatgggaccatggggatggggatgggcTGGGACCATGGGGATGTGATGGGGATGAGGATGAGGATGGGGATGGGACTGCGGGGACAGGGATGGGAATGGGATGATGGGGATGGGACCATGGGGACAGGTTGGAGATGGGATGATGGGGACaaggatggggatgggatggggacaaGGATGGGACCATGGGGATGGGatggatggggatggggatgggattGCGGGGATGGGATGGGACCATGGGGATGGGATGCGCCCATGGGCATGGGATGGGGACAGGCCCTTGGGGGCAGGAACCTCAGTCTGTGCTGGGGGTGGGACTGTGGCGACCACGCTGGGGCCTGGGACAGGCCCATGGGGCTGGGACACCAGGCCCATGGGGACACGCTGGGGCAGATTTGCAGCCCCCCCTTGGCGTGGGGTGGGTGccgtggggtgggggtgggggggggcagcacTGGCGGAGGCTTCTGTGCAACAACAActttattgggggggggggcattgcCGTGGGGCCAGCTGTGGGGTAAGTTATGGGCAGGCTGTGGgctggctgtgcagagagcTCTGGCCATTGCTATGTGGCTGGCTGTGGGGTGAGCTGTAGGGCAGGGCAAGCTATGGGGCCGAGCTGTGCCATGGGGCTGGCTGGGGGCTGCACCATGGGGCCAGGCTGCActgtggggcaggctgggggctgtGCAATGGGGCTGGGCTGAACCACggggcaggctgggggctgtGTAATGGGGCCGGGCTGCACCATGGAGCAGGCTGGGGATTGCACTATGGGGCTGGgctgagccatggggctggctGGGGGCTGTGCAATGGGGCTGGGCTGAGCTGTGGGGCTGGCTGGGAGCTGAGCaatggggctgggctgtgctgTGGGACTGGgctgagccatggggctggctggaggctgcgctgtggggctgggctgcgccacggggccggccgggggttgcgccgtggggccgggctgcgctgTGGGGCTGGCTGGAGGCTGAGCAATGGGGCTGGActgcgccgtggggctggcCGGGGGTTGCGCCGTGGGGCCGGCCGGGGGTTGtgccgtggggccgggctgcgccgtggggctggctggaggctgcgctgtggggctgggctgcgccgtggggccgggctgcgccgtggggctggcCGGGGGGTTGtgccgtggggccgggctgcgccgtggggcaggccgGGGGGCTCAGAAGTGGACGTAGGAGAGGACGACGTCGCCCTCCACCTCCAGGGTGTCAACGtggggcccggcgggcgcccggtGGGCGAAGGAGAAGAGCGGCTGCCCCTCGGCGAACACCTTGAAGCGATGGTTCCCGCAGCGGATGGAGAgctggggggcagcggggggtgagcgcgcagcgccgcgcacgCCCGCGTGCAACGcacgctcccccccccccccccccccatgcaaCACCCGTCCTCGGGCACCACCCGTGCAACACCCGCCCTCGGGGCAATGCACACCCATGTGCAATACCACTCCCCCCCGCAACACCCGCCCTTGGGCAATGCACACCCGTGTGCAATACCCCCCCCCGTGCAACAGCCGCCCTCCGGGCAATGCACACCCGTGTGCAataccaccccccccccccgtgcaaCACCCGCCCTCGGGCAATGCACACCCGTGTGCAATaccaccccccccccgtgcAACAGCCGCCCTCGGGCAATGCACACCCTCGTGCAACGCTGCCCTCATGCCCCATACCCTTGTGCAACGCCCACCCTCGTGCAACGCCTGCCTCCGTGCGACACCCACCCTCGTGCAACACCCACCCTCATGCCCTGCATCCTTGTGCAACACCCGCCCCTCGTGCAACACACCCTCTTGTGAAATACCTGCCCTCGTGCAACGCCCGCCTTTGTGCAATGCCCACCCTTGTGCAATGCTCTCCCTCGTGCAACACCTGCCCTCGTGCAACGCGCTCCCTCGTGCAACGCCCGCCCTTGTGCAACGCCTGCCCTCGTGCAACGCCCGCCTTCGTGAAACACCCACCCTCGTGCAACACCTGCCCTCGAGCAACACCCGCCTTCGTGAAACACCCGCCCGCCCTTGTGCAATGCTCTCCCTCGTGCAATGCCTGCCCTCGTGCAACGCCCGCCCTCGtgcaccgcccccccccccgcactcACGTCGAAGTAGCAGCCGCGCTGCAGGGGGTTGTGGGGCAGCTCGCGCTCCTCGGCGCCCCACCTGCCCCCCAGGAAACTGTTGCGCACCAGGGAGCCCTCGCCCAGGCGGGGGTTCACGTGCAGCAGCACgtcccccccccggcccgcccgcaGGTTGATGTGAAACCTGgaggggggtggaggggggggggaggtcagggcgcccggacacctgggccccctccccgccttcccccggacgcctgggccccttcctcccccagcTGCCTGGGTtctcccggacacctgggccaACACCCCTGAttgcctgccccccccccccaccctggcTGTCTGGGGCCCCTgcccccggacacctgggccccccggatgcctgggccccccgcACCTGTTGGCGTTGGGCGGGATGAAGCCCTTGACCACGATGGTTTTCTTGGGCGTGAGCCCCCCCGGGATGGTGGCCACGAAGGGGACGGGCTGGAAGAGACGGTGACGGCGCTGGCACGGGATGGGGacgggatggggatgggatggggatgggatggggatgggatggggatggggatggggatgggatggggatgggatggggatggggacggggatggggacggggatggggacggggatggggatgggatggggatggggatggggatgggatggggatgggatggggatggggatggggatggggatggggatgggatggggatggggatggggatgggatgggatggggatgggatgggatgggatgggatggggatggggacggggatggggacggggatggggatggggatggggatgggatgggatgggatgggatgggatgggatgggatgggatgggatggggatggggacggggatggggacggggatggggatggggacgggatgggatgggatgggatgggatgggatgggatgggatgggatggggatggggacggggatgggacggggatggggacgggatggggatgggatgggatgggatgggatgggatgggatggggatggggacggggatggggatggggatggggacgggatggggatgggatgggatgggatgggatgggatgggatggggatggggacgggatGGGGACGGGATGGGGGTGGGATGGGGacgggatggggacagggatggagACGAGGGTCCCGGGGGTCCCGCGCTCACCGGGTGGAAGGTCGGCGGCTGCTCCATCATCTGCGGGGAGAGGACAGGGGTTAGCGGGGACGCGGTGGGGACGCAGTGGGGACATCATGGGGACGCCGTGGGGACGCCGTGGGTGGGACGCCGTGGGGGTGTTGTGGGGACACCGTGGGGTGCCGTGGGGACGCCGTGGGGTGCCCCCCCAGCCCGGTCACTCACCGGCAGCTGCGTCTGCTGGTAGGGGATGGGCTGCGGCACACCCTGGGGACACagtgcggggtggggggggggggagacaaCACACGGGGTGAGGGGGGgtctccccggacgcctgggcccactGCAGGGCCGGGGGGaccccggggaccccccccacccccccagtGCTCACCGGCATCGCGGCTGGGGGGAACATCCCCTGCGGAGAgaaggggcagagctgagccggggagggaggggggccctcccggacgcctgggcccctggaAGCAGGGGGGGGGATGAGgaggggggggttgggggggggcccggacgcctgggcccgcaCTCACGCGGCCGCCCAGCACGGTGACGGCCTGGAGCTCCACGTCGCCGTCCACGGTGACGGCGGTGACCTGCTCCGGCGGGAGCCGGTGCGGAAACTCCGCGAAGTCGCTGCCGTTCAGCAGgatctggggggggggcagggtcGGGGGGAGGTCAGGGGGGGCCCGGCACCCCCCTGGGACCCCCTaaccccccccgggaccccaGGGACCCCTTAACCCCCCCCACGTCCCCctaacctcccccccccatgACCCTATATCCCCAAGCTGGGGTCCCCTATACCACCCCACGACCCTAtacccccccgggaccccctaGACCCCCCAGGACCCCAGGGACCCgctaaccccccccccacgaCCTTATatcccccccgggaccccctaACCACCCCGGGAACCCCTAAACACCCCAGGACCcactaaccccccccccccgggaccccctaACCCCCTCCAGGACCCCATAAACCCCTGGGACCCCCTGAACCTCCCCCCCCAAGACCCTATATAACTCCCAGGATTCCCTAAACCCTCTGGGGTCCCCCTATATCTCCCCAGGACCCCTGGGACCCCCTATAGCCCCCCTGGGGCCCTATATACCCCCTAGGGACCCCCTACATCCCCCCCACAGGGACCCCCTATACCCCCCCCAGGAGCCCATATATCCCTCTATAAGGCTCCCATGACCCTATATAGCCCATAGGCCCCTCCAGTGCCCCCCCATGTCCCaatgtccccccatgtccccccaccACCCGTGTCCCCCCACATCCCTATGTCCCCTGatccccccatgtccccccatgtcccctgtccctgtgtcccccatgtccccccaccccccatgTCCCCTGATCCCCCCCATGCCccatgtccctgtgtccccccatgtccctgtgtccccccatgtccccccatgtccgctgtccctgtccccacatccccgtgtccccccatgtcccccgaTCCCCCCATATCCCGtgtccccctgtgtccccccatgtcccccgaTCCCCCCATATCCCGtgtccccctgtgtccccccatgtcccctgaTCCCCCCATATCctgtgtccccgtgtccccccgtgtccctaTGTCCCCCCATATCCCCCGTGCCCCCGATACCCCCATATCCCGTGaccccgtgtccccccgtgtccccatgtccccccataTCCCCTGTGCCCCCGATCCCCCCATATCctgtgtccccgtgtccccccgtgtccctaTGTCCCCCCATATCCCCCGTGCCCCCGATTCCCCCATATtccatgtccccccatgtccccatgtccccccgtgtcccccaaTCCCCCCACATCtcatgtccccatgtccccccaaTATCCCCCACATGCCCCGATCCCCCCACatcccatgtccccatgtccccccatgtccccatgccccccccccgtgtcccccgcgtccccccccccccgccccgcgcagcaCCCGGTAGCCGCTGGGGGTGACGGTGACGACGAGCTCGAAGGGGCGCCCGGGCGCCAGGGCGCCGAGGTCCCGGCGCTGCTCGGCAccccagcgcccgcccgcccggctgTTGAGCACGGCCTGCGCCTCGCGCCCGAAGCGGGGGTTCACGTGCAGCGCCACGTCCGCGCCCGCGTCGCCCCCCAGATCCAGCCGGAACCTgcgccggggtggggggcacggCACCGGCCGCGTCTGCACCCCAAATCCCTGCACCTGCACCCCGAATCCCTGCACCCACCCCTGCACCCCTGCGCCGCCCCCCAGCTCCAGCCAGAACCTgcgccggggtggggggcacggCACCGTCCGCGTCTGCACCCCAAATCCCTGCACCTGCACCCCGAatccctgcaccctgcacccaTCCCTGCACCCCtgcgccgccccccccgcgccgccccccagCTCCACCCGGAACCTgcgcccggggaggggggcacgGCACCGTCCGCGTCTGCACCCCAAATCCTGCACCTGCATCCCGAatccctgcaccctgcacccacCCCTGcacccccgcgccgcccccgaGCTCCAGCCAGAACCTgcgccggggtggggggcacggCACCGTCCGCGTCTGCACCCCAAATCCCTGCACCTGCACCCCGAATCCCTGCACCCACCCCTGcacccccgcgccgccccccagCTCCAGCCGGAACCTgcgccggggtggggggcacggCACCGTCCGCGTCTGCACCCCAAATCCCTGCACCTGCACCCCGCACCCCGCACCCTGCACCCACCCCTGcacccccgcgccgccccccagCTCCAGCCAGAACCTGCGCCCGGGTGGGGGCACGGCACCGTCCGCGTCTGCACCCCAAATCCCTGCACCTGCACCCCGAatccctgcaccctgcacccacCCCTGcacccccgcgccgcccccagCTCCAGCCGGAACCTGCGCCCGGGTGGGGGGGGCACGGCACCGTCCGTGTCTGCACCCCAAATCCTGCACCTGCACCCCGAATCCCTGCACCCATCCCTGCACCCCTGCGCCGCCCCCCAGCTCCAGCCGGAACCTGCGCCCGGGTGGGGGGCACGGCACCGTCCACGTCTGCACCCCAAATCCCTGCACCTGCACCCCAAatccctgcaccctgcacccacCCCTGcacccccgcgccgccccccagCTCCAGCCGGAACCTGCGCCCGGGTGGGGGGCACTTCACCGTCCGCATCTGCACCCCAAATCCCTGCACCTGCACCCCGAatccctgcaccctgcacccacCCCTGcacccccgcgccgccccccagCTCCAGCCGGAACCTGCGCCCGGGTGGGGGGCACGGCACCGTCCGCGTCTGCACCCCAAATCCCTGCACCTGCACCCGAATCCCTGCACCCACCCCTGcacccccgcgccgccccccagCTCCAGCCGGAACCTgcgccggggtggggggcacggCACCGTCCGCGTCTGCACCCCAAATCCCTGCACCTGCACCCCGAatccctgcaccctgcacccaTCCCTGCACCCCTGCGCCGCCCCCCAGCTCCAGCCGGAACCTgcgccggggtggggggcacggCACCGTCCGCGTCTGCACCCCAAATCCCTGCACCTGCACCCCGAatccctgcaccctgcacccacCCCTGcacccccgcgccgccccccagCTCCAGCCAGAACCTgcgccggggtggggggcacggCACCGTCCGCGTCTGCACCCCAAATCCACCCCTGCACCTGCACCCCGAatccctgcaccctgcacccaTCCCTGCACCCCTGCGCCGCCCCCCAGCTCCAGCCGGAACCTgcgccggggtggggggcacggCACCGTCCGCGTCTGCACCCCAAATCCacccctgcaccctgcacctCGCATCCTGCACCCACCCCCGCACCCCAAATCCCACACCCGTCCCCACGTCTGTCCCCGCGCTCCTGCCGTCCgtccctcctgccctcctcccccgccGTCCCCGCGTGTGCAAAGGGCCGGGGGATGCGCGGTGCCATGCACACGTGCGTGCAAAGGGCCGGGGGATGCACAGTGCTGTGCACACGCGCGTGCAGGGGGACGGGGcatgcacacgcgtgtgcaaaGGGAGGGAGGATATGCAGTGCCGTGCACATGCGCGTGCAGGGGGACGGGGcatgcacacgcgtgtgcaaaGGGAGGGAGGATATGCAGTGCCGTGCACACGCGCGTGCAGGGGGATGGGGcatgcacacgcgtgtgcgaaGGGCCGGGGCATGTACAGTGCTGCGCACATGCGCGTGCAAAGGGACGGGGGATGCACAGTTCCGTGCACACATGTGTGCAGGGGGATGGACCGTGCACAGGGCcatgcacacgcgtgtgcagaGGGATGAGCGGTGCACACGTGCGTGCAAAGGGACGGGGGATGCACAGTTCCGTGCACACATGTGTGCAGGGGGATGGACCGTGCACAGGGCCACGCACACGCGCGTGCAAGGACCCAGctgcccctcctccccccccgccccgagctcccagtgcccccagtgctcccagtgcccccagtaCCTGTCGGCGTGGGGCGGCACGACGCCCTGCACGTAGATGGACATGCCGGGCCGGAGCCCCCCGACCACGGGGGACACGTGGGGCAGCGGCTGCGCCGGGAGCCCCGCTCAGcgcccgcccggacgcctgggccccccccgaCCCGGCAGGGGAACGGGGGACCCCCCCGagggcccggacgcctgggcccctccccgaCCCGGCAGGGCAACGGGGACCCCCCCCAagggcccggacgcctgggctccCCCCCGACCCGGCAGGGCAACGGGGACCCCCCCGagggcccggacgcctgggcccctccccgaCCCGGCAGGGCAACGGGGACCCCCCCGagggcccggacgcctgggcccccaccCGACCCGGCAGGGCAATGGGGACCCCCCCGAgggcccggacacctgggcccctccccgaCCCGGCAGGGGAACGGGGACCCCCACCACCCCCagggcccggacgcctgggcccctccccgaCCCGGCAGGGCAATGGGGACCCCCTCAAgggcccggacacctgggccccctccccgACCCGGCAGGGCAACGGGGACCCCCCCAAGAgcccagacacctgggcccccaCCCCGACCCAGCAGGGGAgcggggacccccccccacccccggggcccggacgcctgggcccccaccCCGACCCGGCGGGGGGAACGGGGACCCCCCCAagggcccggacgcctgggccccctggggTGATACGAACCGGGTTGTAAATGGCTGGTAGCCGGGTGCGGGGACGAAGGCCATGGCCGCGGTGGCCGCGGTGGCAGCGGTGGCAGCGGTGGCAGCGGTGACAACGGTGGCAGCGGTGACGATGACGCGGAGCCGGacgcgccgggcgccggggacTTTATAGCCCCCCGCGGGGGCCCCACCCctgcccggacacctgggcccagGCGCCAACTTGGccaggttgggggggggggggaacagcctggcgccccggacgcctgggccctcaGGGCTGGGtcaggtttgggggggggggggggggggacacccactcagcccccccccccgcccccattcccggacgcctgggccctcctGTGGGTTTAGGGAGGGCCCTTCGGTgcctccccacacacacacccccacacaTCCGCCCagtgatggggggggggggcagggctggagccggacgcctgggccccctcccaGGGCGGGGTCCGGACTTTGGCCCCGAGATGGGGCAGAAACGTGCCTGGGGCGCCAACGCCCCGGACTctgcccccgcgccggggcccaggcgtccgggcgggtGCCAGGTGGCGAGCGAGCGGTCGGGGGGGTGGTGGGGGGTTGTCCCCTGTCACCATCACGGCACCCTGGGGACACGGGGTCACCCTCTCCCCATCGTGGCACCTCGGGGTCCCCCCCATCTCCATCAGGGCACCccggggacatggggacacccAGTCCCCATCACAGCACCCAAGGGACACCCCAATCCCCATCGCGGCACCGTAAGAGTCGCCTCCATCTCCAACGTGGCACCTTGGGGACACAGGGTCACCCTGTCCCCATCGTGGCACCTTGGGGTCCCCCCATCTCCATCAGGGCACcctggggacacggggacactCTGTCCTCACTGTCCCCATCGTGGCACCTTGGGGTCCCCCCATCTCCATCAGGGCACcctggggacacggggacactCTGTCCTCATTGCAGCACCCCGGGGTCCCCCCAACTCCATCACAGCACCCTGGAGAGACAGGGACACCCCAATCCCCATCAGAGCAccccagagcccccccccccatctccaCTGTGGCACCTCGGGGACACCCAGTCCCCATCACAGCACCCGAGGGTCACCCCAATCCCCGTCACAGCACCCCAGGGTCCCCCCATCTCCAACACAGCACCtcggggacatggggacatcCTATCATCTCCATCGTGGCACCTCGCGGTCCCCCCCGCCCATCTCCATCGTGGCACCTTGGGGACACGGAGACACCCCGTCCCCACGCCGGCAGCGGTGCCCAGGGATGAGGCGGGACGCGGGGGCGCGGGGACGTGGGCGGTTTAttggcgccggcggcgcggggagccgccgtCCCTACAGCTTGGAGAAGGCCACGTCGCCGGCGTCCTTCTTCTCCAGCGTGGCCTGCACCAACTTGAGGATGTCCTCGGTCTGCAGCATGCTCATGTTCCAGGTGGCCTGGGGACGGGCACCCTCAGGGACGGCACGGGGACGGGGACCACATGGGTATGGGGACAACACGGGCAGGAGGACAACACAGGCAGAGGGACAACACAAGTATGGGGACAACATGGGCACAGGGACCACATGGGCACAGGGACAACATGGGCATGGGGACAACACAGGCAGGGGGACAACACGGGCAGGGGGACCACATGGGCACGGGGACAACACGGCCACGGGGACCACACGGCCACGGGGACCACACGGGCACAGGGACAACATGGGCAGGGGGACAACACGGGCAGAGGGACCACATGGGCACGGGGACCACATGGCCACGGGGACCACACGGCCACGGGGACCACATGGGCATGGGGACAACACGGCCACGGGGACAACATGGGCATGGGGACCACATGGCCACGGGGACAACACGGCCATGGGGACCACATGGCCACGGGGACCACATGGGCATGGGGACAACACGGCCACGGGGACAACATGGGCATGGGGACCACACGGCCACGGGGACAACACGGTCACGGGGACCACATGGCCACGGGGACCACATGGGCATGGGGACAACACGGCCACGGGGACAACACGGTCACGGGGACCACACGGCCACGGGGACAGGGCGGGACACGCAGACGGGACGGCCACGGGCACAGGGCACGGCCGGGGACGGCGCGGGGGACTCACGGCGTAGCGCAGGCCCTCGGCGACGGGGTGGTCGCGCGCGTACACCAGGTTCACCTTGGTGCCCTGCACGGCCACCGGGCTCTTGGCCGCCACGGCGGTCGCCAGGTCCAGGGCGCCCCGCAGCAGCGCCTCCTTGTCGGGGAACACGCGGCTGCGGGGCGACACCTTCGCGTCACCCCGCGGCCACCTCGTcggcccccgggccgccccggacgcctgggccccctctccGATACCTCACCAAGCCGCAGCTCTGCGCCTCGGGCGCCATCATCTTGCGCGCGGTGAAGGCCAGCTCGTTCACGAGGCTGCGGAGGAGGCGGACGGTGAGACGGGTCCCCAGCAATGTCACCCCTGGTGACCCCGTGATGTCCCCATGATGCTCCCCACCGCCA
The sequence above is drawn from the Rhea pennata isolate bPtePen1 chromosome 32, bPtePen1.pri, whole genome shotgun sequence genome and encodes:
- the LGALS4 gene encoding LOW QUALITY PROTEIN: galectin-4 (The sequence of the model RefSeq protein was modified relative to this genomic sequence to represent the inferred CDS: inserted 1 base in 1 codon), coding for MAFVPAPGYQPXYNPPLPHVSPVVGGLRPGMSIYVQGVVPPHADRFRLDLGGDAGADVALHVNPRFGREAQAVLNSRAGGRWGAEQRRDLGALAPGRPFELVVTVTPSGYRILLNGSDFAEFPHRLPPEQVTAVTVDGDVELQAVTVLGGRGMFPPAAMPGVPQPIPYQQTQLPMMEQPPTFHPPVPFVATIPGGLTPKKTIVVKGFIPPNANRFHINLRAGRGGDVLLHVNPRLGEGSLVRNSFLGGRWGAEERELPHNPLQRGCYFDLSIRCGNHRFKVFAEGQPLFSFAHRAPAGPHVDTLEVEGDVVLSYVHF